CGATATCGAGAAAAATATTTTATTTTATACTGTCAACCTACCGAATGTAAGGTTGACTATCTACAACCAGGCAATTAAGAAGATTTTTTCATTTTGAAAAGAGAATTCAGGTTTAAGATAATTCAGGTTTAAGATAATTCAGGTTTAAGGTAATTCAGGTTTAAGATAATTCAGGTTTAAGATAATTCAGGCTTTATAATTTTTCTATAATAAGGATAATAGGGACCTTAATTTCCCATTCAGAGGTCCCTACCGATGATCCAACCCCGTTTGACTGAGAGATAACCCATTAACTCCCAATCTCTATTACTTTTTATGGTTTCTAATTATATAACATAAACTATATGAAATATTGTTTACTATTCAAATTATGCATACCCTTATTTTTTTAGCTGCCTTTAAAATATTTACTTCTGTCTCTTTTTTTGTTATCATTAAAAATTTCAAAATAGTTAAAACAATCCTTTTTTTTGTTTTCTTTTCTTCTTCAAAATTTATCTCAGGATTTAAGTATTTACAATTGAAATTCTTTTTAATCTAAATATTTCAAATCTAAGGTTTCAGCTTATAATTTCTATACTAAGAACCTTTCCTATCAATAAGTTCACCAATCTGGGCACAACCGACTAAATTTATCCAAACTGGGCTATGTATTTTTTAAAAGTCGGGTGTCAGGATAACTCCGAATCCATAGTTTTTTATGGATTATTATTCTTCAAAAATATTGGTGTTAAAATTGGGAGCCGCTTGCCACCTCTGATTTGGCTCCCAATTGTGTGATTCAACCCCTACGATTAAGAGAAAAACCCCTTAACTCTTAATCGTTAACTTCCTCTTTATGTTATAGGGGTATATAACCTATACGACCTTAAAATTTGCTTCTCATTAAATTATTTAGCTGCTTCAAAATCACGTTCTTTTGGCTTGAAAAATTATATTTTACATCCTCAATTATAATCTTTTTTTACTATGTAATATTTATTTGGATTTATACGTTTTTGTCCACGCAGTAGACTATATTTTTTTCTACAGACACGCGATCATCTCCAGCCAATTGCTAATATTTTTTGGGGAAAATATTTCTTTGGAAAAAAATTGCTGGGAGACACGACAGATATTTATTAAGTGTTTCCATATATATCAAAAACATGAACAGCTCACTTCTCGAATTAATCTTCCTCTCTGAAAAAAGGAAAGATCTTCTTTTATTTTTGAAGGAGGGGCCAAAAACGATCGAGGAAATAAAAAACTATCTGGATGCCGGTTCTGTAGCTGTCCTTCCTCAGCTCAAAAAACTAAGGGAAGCTTCTCTGGTATTCAAGACAGAAGACGTTTACATCCTGTCTCCTCTTGGCATAGCGGTAGCCGGGAAAATGCAGGTAATGGTGAGTTTGTTAAACGTTTTTGGTAACTGCTACGAGTACTGGGCAAACCATGCAATTGAGTGCATACCTACCCCTTTAAGGAACAAGATTGGAGATCTGGAAAACTGTACATTCTCCGAACCTCCTGACAGGACACGTCTTTTTGATCCTCACAGGGAATTTGTGGAAAACCTTGCAACATCAAAACGAATAAAAGGCATTGCCTCCATTTTCCACCCTCTTTACCCGTCTCTTTTTCTCACTTTCGCAAAAAAAGGAGTGGACATATCCATTATTGTAACCCGGCCGGTTTACGAGAGAATAAAAGAGGAATATCGAACTGAATTTCGAGAATTTATACATTTCCGGAATGCATGTTTCTATGTTTGTGACGAAAAAATAGAATTATCTCATGCTGTCACTGACAGGTTCCTCTCTCTAAGTCTTCCTTTTTCAGACGGCACTTTTGACCATAAACAGGATGTAATGTGTTTCTACCCCATTGCCCTTCAATGGGGAGAAGACCTTTTTGCTTACTACAGGGACAGATCAGAAAAAATAAATGAGATCTGAATCTAAGCCAACTACCCGCTAAATCTGAAGATTTAACGAATTTCCTGCTGAGGGTTTATGAATCCGGGGCTTTATCTTCTGAGATCGGGAATAATCGGAAGATAGCTATAAATTGGGTTCTTACTATCCTTTATATTATGGAAAAAGTTAAGGAAACCGCAGAAAAGATCCGGACAATGGAAATCCGGGGTGCAGGCAGGATTGCAAAAGCTGCGGCTGAAGCCATCAGAGATTATGCTGCAGGGCTCGAAGCTTCCTCAATGGAGGAGTTTAGTTCCAGTATCCAGGAAGTTTCAAATTTTCTTATAAATACCCGCCCTACAGCTGTTTCCCTTCCGAATGCCGTAAAACTTGCTTCGAGATATTCTTCAGGAAATGTAGAAGAAGCAAGACAGGAAATCATCAAAAATGCAAACCTTTTTATCGAAAGAGCAGACCGCGCGCTTGAAAAAATCGGGAAAATCGGGTCAAGAAGAATTCAGGATGGAGACATTATCATGACCCACTGCAATTCTCATGCTGCTCTTTCTATCATCACCACGGCTTTTGAAGACGGAAAGGATATTTCGGTAATAGCCACCGAAAGCCGCCCAAGGCGTCAGGGGTTATTGACAATCCGGCACCTTAACGGCTTTGGAATCCCAACAGCCCTGATCGTGGACTCTGCCGTACGTTACTACATGAAAGACGTGGATAAGGTCATCGTTGGGGCGGACGCAATTGCAGCCAACGGAGCTCTTGTAAACAAAATCGGAACTTCTCAGCTTGCTCTTGCTGCTCATGAAGCCAGAAAAAGTTTTATGGTAGCTGCCGAGACCTTCAAGTTCAGCCCGAGCACCATTGTAGGAAATCCCATCGAAATCGAAGAAAGGGCTACAGATGAAGTAGTTGATCCTGCAATTATTGCGGACCTCTCCCACGTGCAGGTAAAAAACCCGGCTTTTGACTTTACGCCTGCTGAATACATCGACATGATCGTAACTGATATTGGAATTATTCCCCCGGAGATGGCATATACTGTTATAAAAGAGCACCTGGGATGGGAAATCGGGGAGATTTGAGGGGCAAAGATAATTATTAAAGGTTTTTCACTGATTTATTTCTCTTTATTTCTCCTGTTTTCCTCTTTTCTGCTCTTCACTTCTTTTCTCTTCCATATTGCCTTTTAATTACCTTCAATTATCTTTGATCATTCCGTCCGTAATCCTCAGCACTCTTGAACACTCCTTTGCAACATCGGGGTCGTGGGTAACCACAAGAATTGTCTGCCCCTTCTGGCTCAATTCCTTAAAAACCCGCACAATGGAATCCCGGGTTTTACTGTCCACCTCTCCGGTTGGCTCGTCTGCAAGGATCAGGGCAGGCCTGTTCGCAAGTGCCCTGGCGATCGAGACTCGCTGCTGCTCTCCCCCGGACAGCTCAGTGGGTTTATGATTTAGTCGGTCTCCCAGACCCAGGTCTTCCAGCAGGGCTTTTGCTCTTTCTCTCCTATCTTTTTTTGGCACTCTGGAAAAGCGCATTGCAAGTTCCACGTTTTCAAGGGCTGAAAGTGTAGGGATCAGGTTGTAGTGCTGGAAAATAAAACCTATTTTTTCTCTTCTCACGCGGGGAAGCAGTTTTTCAGGTACCGAAGTCAGGTCTGTTCCGTCAAGGATAACCTTTCCGTCAGTGGCTTCTTCAAGCGTGCCGATCAGAGCAAGAAGGGTCGATTTCCCTGAACCAGAAGGTCCCATGATGGCAAGGAACTCTCCTTTACGTACGGTTATACAGGCACAGCGAAGGGCATGGACAGGGATCTTGCCCCGGATATAGGTTTTGGAGAGGTTTTCAACCTGCATGATTACTTTCTGTCCGTTGTTATGTCCATCAGTTCCGGATTTTTCTGCCGACATCAGGCCCTCCATTTTTTCTTCACGCATGCTTCAAAGCCTCCATTGGGCTCATCTTCGATGCCCTATAAGCTGGATAAAGCCCGGAAAGAGCGCCAATAAGCAGAGCAAAAACCATGGCAATTATAAGAAGCCTCGGAGTTATCAGGAAAAGGACGATCCTTGTCGTTTCAAGCCAGGCATTCATAATATAGACAGCCCCGACCCCAACTATAATTCCGAGAATTCCACCTAATAAACCCATGAATGAAGCCTCTCCGAGGGTCAGGAGCAGGATGTCCCGCGTTTCTGCGCCTATGGCTTTCAAAATCCCGAATTCCCGTGTCCTTTCTGCAACAGACATGAGCATCGTATTCATCACGCAGAGCCCGCCTATGATTGCTGCAAGGAGCCCTGAGCTGATCGTTATTACGCTGAAAATCATGAAGGACTGCTTTGCCTGAACCTCAAGTTCTCCCGGAGAAAGGGTGCTTGTGCCTTTTACACTTAACTCGATGCGTTTTGAGAGCATCTCGGCATCCACCCTCTCGTCAGGCACGGCAAAGATATAGGATACCGAATCCCCCACATTATAAAGGTCCTGGGCAGTCTCAAGGGGAATGATTACGGCATTATCAAAGATAGAGCCGGTATAATCAAGGATTCCGACAACGGTGAAATATTTGTCATGGATTTCAAATTTGCTGCCTATCTGAAGTCCGTATTCTCTTTTGATGTTGTTTCCGACGACCACACTGTAAGAATCTCCGGGATTGAGGAAGCGGCCTGCTTTCAGCTCTACAGGGTTAAGGGCAACGCTGGACTTTTCAGGGGGGACGCCGAGGATTTGCTTGCCGGTCATGCCCATCTTGTCTTCATCAAAGGTGGTCATCAAAAGCCCATAGGCATCTTTTACCCCGGCTACGCGAAGCACATCGCTTACCTTATCGTCCGTGAGCCCTCCCCCAAAGACCCCGCTTTCGGCAAAAACCCGGATCTTATCGCTGGTAACGCTCATGGAACGCTCAAAAGTCTGGTGGAAATTCTCAGACATGGCGCCCATAACTATAACTGCAAAAATCCCGAGGGCTATCCCGCAGATTGTCAGTGCGCTCCGGACTTTCCTGTTCGTTATGTTTCGGATGATCAGGTCAAACATAATAATCCCGCATAAGGATGCTTTCGAACTGCAGCTGGTTCTAAACGGCTTGAAGTTGTTGATTTTGAGGTTGTTGATTTTGAGGCGATTGGCTTAAGCTATTGTTTTGAACTTATTGAGATGCCTATCACCCTTCTTTTTTCCCTCTCATTTTTTTTCCCGAAAAAATCGCAAAGCACAGGAAAATACCAAGTGCTGCCTGAAAACCGAAGGCTGGAGACTCCTCCGAAGGGTTTATTTCGGCTACGGGCTCAAAAACTCTCAGGACTGTTTCATGGCTGTCCATGACTTCGCCTTCCAGGTTTGTCACATAAATCTTTACATTATAGTCCCCTCTGGGCACCCCCTGCCAGATAATTCCTACGGTATCTTCCTGTCCTGCGGTCAGGATATCTGCAGTTTCTTCAAAGACCTGCACATCTCCTTCTTCAGGAGTCAGCACGACCCTGATAATCCCATCAAAAGGCACCTGGGATTTTCCAATTATCGTAACGCTTGCCCCATATTCGTCCACATCGATGTCCGTATCAAGGAGTTCTACTTTTTCTTCTGCCCTGAAGTCCGATGTATAAGCCGTAGTAATGTCAGGGGAATGGGAATGCACTTCCAGGAGAGCCGTGTAATCTCTGTTTTTTTCGAGAAGGAAGGGCCAGGTCATTGCTTTATAGTATGCATCTGTCACAGGGACATTTTCCAGGCTTTCAGAATAGATGATGTCTGTGTCGGAAAGGAGTTTCAGGTTCAGGTCCACCACGCTGGGCTCAGGCATCTGAACGAATCCGAGATTTGCGGAGCTCATGAGGGTTATCAGAACGGAAGCTTTTTCGGAGTCTGCAGAGAAATCCACAATTTTGAGGGTTGAAAGATACTGGTTTTTGTAAGTAAAAGAAAGCTTCCGGGACTCAAGAGTTTGGGTGCCGTCCTTTACAGAAAGTTGTGCTGTATAGGAGTCCCTATCCTTTCCAAAGTCCTCTTCAAGCCCCCAGAAAAGGACTTTTGTAATCTCCTGCCCCTTATCTACGGAGCCAAGCTGGAAAGTTTCCGATTTCAAAATTTCTTTTCCCGAGCTCAGGGTAAAAACAAGATAAACGTTTTCAAGAGGCTCTTCAAACCTGACTGTTGCATCGCTCAGGTCATGGTCTGAGAAAAAATCAACAATAAGGGGACTTTCTTCTCCGGCAATTGTCCCGTTCATTGCCCCTGAAACAGGACTTGCCTGAACGCAGAGGAAAGTCAGGAATACAATTAAAGATAATAAACGAAAAGTAAACTCTCTCAGTTTTAAACAGTTCTTTTTTTCCGGCAGACTCAAGCCCGGTCCCTCCTTCTTTCCAAAAGCTGCCTGGAACCAGATTCGGTAAACTATCTGGTTCTCTGCAATATGAATATATGCAGGAACCTCTATGTTTAAGTTTTGATGTATTTTTTGTGTTTTTGGTGAAGACTTTGTATTTTTTGATATACTGGAGAAGGGCTCAAAAGCCCAGAGGTCCAAACTTTCTAGGACTCAGGCTTTTTAGGGTCCAGGTTTTTTATTTTTTTACTGTAATCCAGGTCCCGCAGGATACCGGTGATTTCTTGGCTGCCTCTCCGCTCAGAATTTCTCCTAGCAGGGCAGGGTCCCGTGCATCCATTACAAGGGCGTCGAGCTTACAGCGTTCGATGATCTTTGCGGCTACAGGGTCTACCGGGGATTTGGAGCCTGCCTTCATCTCGATTGCCATGACTATGCTTATGAGCTTTTCAGGAGAGATTATGTCATATTTTTCTGCGCCCGAGTCACAGTTGGGGTCTGAGGAATAAACTCCGTCAATCGAGGTTGCAATTGTCAGCAGGTCTGCCCGCAGATATTCTGCAAGGATTGCAGCTACGGCGTCAGTGGTCTGGCCGGGTGT
The Methanosarcina sp. WWM596 DNA segment above includes these coding regions:
- a CDS encoding winged helix-turn-helix domain-containing protein gives rise to the protein MNSSLLELIFLSEKRKDLLLFLKEGPKTIEEIKNYLDAGSVAVLPQLKKLREASLVFKTEDVYILSPLGIAVAGKMQVMVSLLNVFGNCYEYWANHAIECIPTPLRNKIGDLENCTFSEPPDRTRLFDPHREFVENLATSKRIKGIASIFHPLYPSLFLTFAKKGVDISIIVTRPVYERIKEEYRTEFREFIHFRNACFYVCDEKIELSHAVTDRFLSLSLPFSDGTFDHKQDVMCFYPIALQWGEDLFAYYRDRSEKINEI
- a CDS encoding ribose 1,5-bisphosphate isomerase, whose product is MEKVKETAEKIRTMEIRGAGRIAKAAAEAIRDYAAGLEASSMEEFSSSIQEVSNFLINTRPTAVSLPNAVKLASRYSSGNVEEARQEIIKNANLFIERADRALEKIGKIGSRRIQDGDIIMTHCNSHAALSIITTAFEDGKDISVIATESRPRRQGLLTIRHLNGFGIPTALIVDSAVRYYMKDVDKVIVGADAIAANGALVNKIGTSQLALAAHEARKSFMVAAETFKFSPSTIVGNPIEIEERATDEVVDPAIIADLSHVQVKNPAFDFTPAEYIDMIVTDIGIIPPEMAYTVIKEHLGWEIGEI
- a CDS encoding ABC transporter ATP-binding protein, which encodes MSAEKSGTDGHNNGQKVIMQVENLSKTYIRGKIPVHALRCACITVRKGEFLAIMGPSGSGKSTLLALIGTLEEATDGKVILDGTDLTSVPEKLLPRVRREKIGFIFQHYNLIPTLSALENVELAMRFSRVPKKDRRERAKALLEDLGLGDRLNHKPTELSGGEQQRVSIARALANRPALILADEPTGEVDSKTRDSIVRVFKELSQKGQTILVVTHDPDVAKECSRVLRITDGMIKDN
- a CDS encoding ABC transporter permease; its protein translation is MFDLIIRNITNRKVRSALTICGIALGIFAVIVMGAMSENFHQTFERSMSVTSDKIRVFAESGVFGGGLTDDKVSDVLRVAGVKDAYGLLMTTFDEDKMGMTGKQILGVPPEKSSVALNPVELKAGRFLNPGDSYSVVVGNNIKREYGLQIGSKFEIHDKYFTVVGILDYTGSIFDNAVIIPLETAQDLYNVGDSVSYIFAVPDERVDAEMLSKRIELSVKGTSTLSPGELEVQAKQSFMIFSVITISSGLLAAIIGGLCVMNTMLMSVAERTREFGILKAIGAETRDILLLTLGEASFMGLLGGILGIIVGVGAVYIMNAWLETTRIVLFLITPRLLIIAMVFALLIGALSGLYPAYRASKMSPMEALKHA
- the pyrH gene encoding UMP kinase; protein product: MLIVLSLGGSILAKNLDSDRFLKYAKVLRDISKKHKLLVITGGGEAARNYIGAARAMGADEVTCDYIGIDITRLNARLLIAALGPDGYPEIPSNYLEASKAMNSGKVVVMGGVTPGQTTDAVAAILAEYLRADLLTIATSIDGVYSSDPNCDSGAEKYDIISPEKLISIVMAIEMKAGSKSPVDPVAAKIIERCKLDALVMDARDPALLGEILSGEAAKKSPVSCGTWITVKK